A single region of the Candidatus Paceibacterota bacterium genome encodes:
- a CDS encoding sialidase family protein: MRHMILVLAAQLVLLLSAPVPAPAAAAAQAASPGVHKLGDLVIYRDDRFYSSFPSIVRRPNGELLVAFRRAPERRLLGERSTSHTDPNSHLVLVRSRDDGKSWSQNPELIYAHPFGGSQDPCMVQLRDNTIVCSSYGWALLQAGAVAKLKNPFCHGNFVFMGGYLLHSRDGGRSWQGPTLPPPTPGETVMDPFNQPVPAYNRGAMCQGKDGRLYWVVTSKTSTTPGAQGTHLFISQDNGSTWRYSCPVASDAKVVFNETSLYETPKGDLVAFMRTADFDDHTVVARSTDRGQTFQPWQDAGFQGHPHYALRLPDNRVLLVYGYRHSPFGIRARVLDPECANLASAPEIVLRDDGGDGDLGYPWAALLSKHRALIVYYFNSANGTRHIAGTLLAVDR; the protein is encoded by the coding sequence ATGCGTCATATGATACTCGTCCTGGCAGCGCAACTGGTGCTCCTCCTCAGCGCTCCGGTTCCAGCCCCCGCCGCCGCTGCGGCCCAGGCTGCCTCTCCCGGCGTCCATAAACTGGGAGACCTCGTCATCTATCGGGACGATAGATTCTACAGCAGCTTTCCTTCGATCGTGCGGCGCCCCAACGGAGAGCTGCTCGTGGCGTTTCGCCGCGCGCCGGAACGCCGTCTGTTGGGCGAACGCAGTACGAGCCACACCGACCCGAACAGTCACCTGGTGCTCGTCCGCTCGCGTGACGACGGCAAGAGCTGGAGCCAAAACCCCGAGCTCATCTATGCCCACCCATTCGGAGGCTCGCAGGACCCTTGCATGGTCCAACTGCGCGACAATACCATCGTCTGCAGCAGCTACGGCTGGGCCCTGCTGCAGGCTGGCGCTGTGGCCAAGCTCAAGAACCCATTCTGCCACGGCAACTTCGTCTTCATGGGCGGCTACCTGCTCCACTCCAGAGACGGAGGCCGATCCTGGCAAGGCCCAACACTACCGCCGCCAACCCCGGGGGAAACGGTAATGGATCCGTTCAACCAGCCTGTGCCCGCCTACAACCGCGGCGCGATGTGCCAAGGCAAGGACGGCAGACTTTATTGGGTGGTAACTTCCAAGACCTCGACCACGCCGGGCGCTCAGGGAACGCACTTGTTCATTTCCCAGGACAACGGCAGCACCTGGCGCTACTCTTGTCCGGTCGCCTCCGATGCGAAGGTGGTATTCAACGAGACATCACTCTACGAAACACCCAAAGGCGATCTGGTGGCCTTCATGCGCACCGCGGACTTTGACGATCACACCGTTGTCGCGCGCTCGACTGACCGTGGTCAGACCTTCCAGCCATGGCAGGACGCCGGTTTTCAGGGCCACCCGCATTACGCGCTACGCTTGCCGGACAATCGCGTATTGCTGGTGTACGGGTACCGCCACTCGCCGTTCGGCATCCGCGCCCGCGTGCTCGATCCCGAATGCGCTAATCTGGCTTCCGCCCCGGAAATCGTCCTGCGTGACGACGGTGGCGATGGCGACCTCGGCTACCCCTGGGCCGCCCTGCTCTCGAAGCACCGCGCCCTGATCGTCTATTACTTCAACTCCGCCAACGGCACCCGCCACATCGCCGGAACACTCCTTGCCGTTGACAGATAG
- the leuA gene encoding 2-isopropylmalate synthase — protein sequence MLKEPSAKYRPFPPVHLPDRQWPNRTLTRAPMWCSVDLRDGNQALAIPMNVGQKLELFQTLLKCGFKEIEVGFPSASNTEFTFNRRLIEERRVPDDVWLQVLVQAREDLIERTFESLVGAKKAIIHLYNSTSPAQRRIVFGMTKEEILRVAVRGAKWVSERLPQLKGTEVRLQYSPESFSATEVEFAKEASEAVMEVWKPTPQHKMILNLPDTVEVATPNVYADQVEWMCRNIRNRDSIIISLHTHNDRATGVAATELGLLAGADRVEGTLFGNGERTGNLDIVTVALNLYMQGIDPKLDFTDLNALCNVYERCTGMTIPPRHPYAGELVFTAFSGSHQDAIKKGLSEWSTGRQQFWEVPYLTIDPADLSREYREVIRVNSQSGKGGVAYLLESEYGIELPKEMQREFGPIANEEVDRLGREVSGAELKGMFWREYIERTAPWQLQGFETESRNGQVRCRARLLRDGKPVELAGEGNGPLAALVHGFISASVPRFEIVSYSEHALSAGEEAAAIAYIQVKHADGRTRWGAGVDTNIELASVRAVLSALNRS from the coding sequence ATGTTGAAAGAACCGTCTGCCAAATACCGTCCGTTTCCGCCGGTCCACTTGCCCGACCGCCAGTGGCCGAACCGCACTCTCACGCGCGCCCCCATGTGGTGCAGCGTGGACCTCAGGGATGGCAACCAGGCACTAGCCATCCCCATGAACGTCGGCCAGAAGCTCGAACTGTTCCAGACGCTCCTGAAATGCGGCTTCAAGGAGATCGAGGTGGGATTTCCTTCGGCCTCGAACACCGAATTCACTTTTAACCGCCGGCTCATCGAGGAACGCCGTGTGCCGGATGACGTTTGGCTCCAGGTGCTGGTGCAGGCGCGCGAGGACTTGATTGAACGCACCTTCGAATCGCTGGTCGGGGCGAAGAAGGCCATCATCCACCTCTACAACTCCACCTCGCCCGCGCAACGCCGCATTGTATTCGGCATGACGAAGGAAGAAATCCTCCGCGTCGCCGTGCGCGGCGCCAAGTGGGTGAGCGAGCGCCTGCCCCAGTTAAAGGGCACCGAAGTCCGGCTCCAGTACTCACCCGAGAGCTTCAGCGCCACCGAAGTCGAGTTCGCCAAGGAAGCCTCCGAGGCTGTGATGGAGGTTTGGAAGCCTACGCCGCAGCACAAGATGATCCTCAACCTGCCCGATACGGTGGAGGTCGCCACGCCCAATGTTTATGCCGACCAGGTTGAGTGGATGTGCCGCAACATTCGGAACCGGGATTCGATCATTATCAGCCTGCACACCCACAACGACCGCGCGACGGGTGTCGCCGCGACTGAGTTAGGCTTGCTCGCCGGCGCCGACCGTGTTGAAGGCACGCTCTTCGGCAATGGCGAGCGCACCGGCAACCTCGACATTGTTACCGTCGCACTCAACCTCTACATGCAGGGCATTGATCCCAAGCTCGACTTCACCGACCTCAACGCCCTGTGCAATGTGTACGAGCGCTGCACCGGCATGACCATTCCGCCGCGCCACCCTTACGCCGGCGAACTGGTCTTTACCGCCTTTAGCGGCTCGCATCAGGACGCCATCAAGAAGGGCCTCTCCGAATGGTCCACCGGGCGTCAACAGTTCTGGGAAGTGCCTTACCTGACGATTGATCCGGCCGATCTCAGCCGCGAATACCGGGAGGTCATCCGCGTCAACAGCCAGTCCGGCAAAGGCGGCGTCGCCTACCTGCTGGAGAGTGAATACGGCATCGAACTGCCCAAGGAAATGCAGCGCGAATTTGGCCCCATCGCCAACGAAGAGGTGGATCGCCTCGGCCGCGAAGTCAGCGGCGCTGAGCTCAAGGGCATGTTCTGGCGTGAGTACATCGAACGCACCGCGCCGTGGCAGCTCCAGGGATTCGAGACCGAAAGCCGCAACGGCCAGGTCCGCTGCCGCGCGCGCCTGCTGCGCGATGGCAAGCCGGTCGAGCTTGCCGGCGAAGGCAATGGCCCGCTTGCTGCATTGGTCCACGGCTTCATCTCCGCCAGCGTGCCGCGCTTCGAGATTGTGAGCTACAGCGAACACGCCCTGAGCGCCGGCGAGGAAGCCGCCGCCATCGCTTACATCCAGGTCAAACACGCGGACGGCCGTACACGGTGGGGCGCTGGTGTGGACACCAACATCGAACTTGCCTCCGTCCGTGCGGTCCTTAGCGCCTTGAATCGGTCGTAG
- a CDS encoding tetratricopeptide repeat protein: MKWFSVILVLLLGLAGARAAGADDQYVHLYNLIQEADKLKNAGQSSEALSKYVEAQAALQRIQKGYPNWNTKVVTFRMNYVTDQIAALSAQSPAAATPAAPAQSAKAPGAPPGIGSTQPAQPTPADGQTQLDTLKDQIRQAQADKAVAEAKLKEALSVQPAAVDPRELAKAEDKVKELMKENDLLKVSLEQVKTKAAPVPDTKALDEARQALAEANRSLAEKTKAADALAAEKTLLQEKLNSLTPSPANAAELEAAKKALETANLKLAEQSKLASDLASDKETLQARMKALSTEAEAAAALRAENQLLKQQVADLKAAPPPSSKAEEASRQLAQAQAQIAALQSDKEMLQLEKTALENRVKQTSAQPASPAPSRAADAARIKQLEQERDELKKSLDSANKELYSRKGKAAAARLRELEDQLTTLRARLQVYEARQVPYTAEELALFKQPEIKLAQPTRSAGKVPARELPPGTVALAAEAQRHYANRQFDQAEEKYLQVLQQDNKNVPALANLAAIELDLGHLEAAEINIKQAVALAPEDAYSQFVLGRLRFRQKQYDEAVDALGLAAKYDPQDAQVQNFLGLALSEKGLRGPAETALRKAIQLDPNYAGAHHNLAVEYISQKPPMVELARWHYQKALDNGHPRNPDLEKIIEAAKPAAATP, encoded by the coding sequence ATGAAATGGTTTTCAGTCATCCTCGTGCTGCTCCTGGGTTTGGCGGGCGCGCGAGCGGCGGGAGCGGATGACCAGTATGTCCACCTATACAACCTCATCCAGGAGGCAGACAAGCTGAAGAACGCCGGCCAGTCCAGCGAGGCGTTGTCCAAGTATGTCGAAGCCCAGGCCGCGCTGCAACGGATCCAGAAAGGGTACCCCAATTGGAACACCAAAGTGGTGACCTTCCGGATGAACTACGTCACCGACCAAATCGCGGCGCTGTCCGCCCAATCACCTGCTGCCGCCACGCCGGCAGCTCCGGCGCAATCGGCCAAGGCGCCCGGGGCGCCTCCTGGCATCGGCTCTACCCAGCCTGCGCAGCCGACGCCCGCTGATGGGCAGACACAGCTCGACACCCTCAAGGACCAGATTCGCCAGGCGCAGGCGGATAAAGCAGTAGCGGAGGCCAAACTCAAAGAGGCGCTCTCGGTCCAACCCGCCGCCGTTGACCCGCGCGAGCTGGCCAAGGCGGAGGACAAGGTCAAGGAGCTGATGAAAGAGAACGACCTGCTCAAGGTGAGCCTGGAGCAGGTGAAGACCAAAGCCGCCCCCGTCCCCGATACGAAAGCGCTGGATGAAGCTCGCCAGGCGCTGGCTGAAGCGAATCGCAGCCTTGCTGAGAAGACCAAAGCCGCCGACGCACTGGCCGCTGAAAAAACCCTCCTGCAAGAGAAGCTGAATAGCCTTACCCCCAGTCCCGCTAATGCGGCTGAACTCGAAGCGGCCAAAAAGGCGCTGGAAACTGCCAACCTCAAGCTCGCCGAGCAATCCAAGCTCGCTTCCGACCTGGCCTCGGACAAGGAGACGCTGCAAGCCCGCATGAAGGCGTTGAGCACCGAAGCCGAAGCCGCTGCTGCGCTGCGCGCCGAGAATCAGCTCCTCAAGCAGCAGGTCGCCGACTTGAAGGCCGCCCCGCCGCCGAGCTCCAAGGCGGAGGAAGCGAGCCGGCAGTTGGCTCAAGCCCAGGCCCAGATCGCCGCCTTGCAGTCGGACAAGGAAATGCTCCAGCTCGAAAAGACTGCTCTGGAGAACCGCGTCAAGCAAACGTCCGCGCAGCCGGCATCCCCGGCGCCGAGCAGGGCCGCGGACGCCGCCCGAATCAAGCAGCTTGAACAGGAACGAGACGAGCTTAAGAAATCGCTCGACTCCGCCAACAAGGAACTCTACAGCCGCAAAGGCAAGGCGGCCGCAGCCCGCCTGCGGGAGTTGGAGGATCAACTGACCACACTGCGCGCCCGCCTCCAGGTATATGAAGCGCGCCAGGTTCCTTACACGGCGGAGGAATTGGCTCTCTTCAAGCAGCCGGAAATCAAACTGGCGCAACCCACTCGCAGCGCCGGGAAGGTGCCAGCCAGGGAACTTCCTCCCGGCACCGTGGCGCTGGCGGCTGAGGCGCAGCGCCACTACGCCAACCGGCAGTTCGACCAGGCGGAGGAGAAGTATCTGCAAGTGCTGCAGCAGGACAACAAGAACGTTCCCGCCCTGGCCAATCTCGCCGCCATTGAACTCGACCTGGGCCATCTCGAGGCCGCTGAGATTAACATCAAGCAGGCTGTCGCTCTCGCCCCGGAGGACGCTTACAGTCAGTTTGTCCTGGGCCGCCTGAGGTTTCGCCAGAAGCAATACGACGAAGCCGTTGACGCGCTCGGTCTTGCGGCGAAATATGATCCCCAGGATGCCCAGGTGCAGAACTTCCTCGGCCTCGCCCTCAGCGAGAAGGGCCTCCGCGGGCCCGCTGAAACAGCCTTGCGCAAGGCAATCCAACTCGATCCCAACTATGCGGGCGCGCATCATAACCTTGCCGTGGAATACATCTCCCAGAAGCCGCCAATGGTGGAACTGGCCCGCTGGCACTACCAGAAGGCTCTCGACAACGGGCATCCCCGCAATCCGGATCTGGAGAAGATAATTGAGGCGGCAAAGCCCGCCGCCGCCACACCGTGA
- a CDS encoding secondary thiamine-phosphate synthase enzyme YjbQ encodes MLRQALHEIRIFTGGRGLYEFTDKVAEWLKLNRCSSGLVTLHLRHTSASLLIQENADPDVRRDLERFFARLVPDGDPLFVHTVEGDDDMPAHIRTALTTVNLSLPVNHGRLALGTWQGIYLWEHRRAPHSRVVNAHFVGE; translated from the coding sequence ATGCTTCGCCAGGCCTTACACGAGATCAGGATTTTCACGGGCGGTCGCGGCCTGTACGAGTTTACCGACAAGGTCGCGGAGTGGCTCAAGCTGAACCGCTGCAGCAGCGGGTTGGTGACGCTGCACCTCCGCCACACTTCGGCTTCGCTGTTGATTCAGGAAAACGCCGACCCCGACGTGCGCCGCGACCTCGAACGCTTCTTCGCCCGCCTGGTGCCCGACGGCGATCCCCTCTTCGTACACACGGTCGAGGGCGATGACGACATGCCCGCCCACATCCGCACCGCGCTTACAACCGTCAACCTCTCCCTTCCCGTCAATCACGGCCGGCTTGCGCTGGGCACCTGGCAGGGAATCTATCTCTGGGAACACCGTCGCGCGCCGCACTCGCGCGTGGTCAACGCCCATTTCGTGGGGGAGTAA
- a CDS encoding VCBS repeat-containing protein — protein MKTIAWSPPKVGSAVICAAGLGLAVSCLAAGSTNRFGFTGREIFPIDSQISQLHVADLDGDGLNDLIVVNNARSKINLLYNQTGKTNLAGKPRLAGKREPNELPPDARFRIDSIASEKRIFSMAVTDLNGDRRPDLAYYGDPRELIVLNSQGTNEWSAPKRWSIDDGQLSQNALATGDLDGTGRADLVLLAENCFYFLAQREDHVLEEPQKIPLSGTVKSIQVVDVDGDARSDSLLVNWDDRNPFRFRLQKQDRSLGPEIYFAMPSIRSYWADNLVADKQTQVITIAQNSGRAQVSEFTRKPAETLSGSFRQGQFQVWPLARTNKARRGSTWADVNGDGLPDLLVAEPEDGQVSLCLQQPDGSLAASKAFPTLAGISDLAVADWNGDGQPDIFMLSADERQVGVTRLDDKQRLPFPALIPLDGRPLALAAGALQAGAKPVLAVIVEPESKGDQGSQRLLVTRTADGKFRLQKLTRDFKSNPTTLAFHDADQDGHADLVILMPYENVKVLRQVPGKDFEELDVAPPGGAYELAQPWLSAADIDGDGKSELLLTQKNFLRAVVLQREALAPGSTNQAAWTFIVKEQINGAGSNSRLAGATAVPNGPNAIPSLFLLDVERKALTLCERDHAGVWQVVRNVPLPVSEFTSLQPLALGASKTTAITFLGLNAVACLRLDGEVWELNELDGYETPIKDGHLTDVVSGDLDNDGRKDLVFLETARNYLDLVLFDARSKLVPADRWQVFEERTFRSRRSDFAEPREAVVADVTGDNKNDLIILVHDRVIVYPQE, from the coding sequence TTGAAGACGATTGCCTGGTCCCCACCCAAGGTCGGCAGCGCTGTGATTTGCGCCGCCGGTCTGGGTCTCGCGGTGAGTTGCCTGGCCGCCGGCAGCACCAATCGCTTCGGCTTCACCGGCCGGGAGATATTCCCCATTGATAGCCAGATCAGCCAACTGCACGTAGCCGACCTCGACGGCGACGGATTAAACGACCTGATCGTCGTCAACAACGCCCGCTCCAAAATCAACCTGCTCTACAACCAAACCGGCAAGACCAACCTGGCCGGGAAGCCCAGGCTGGCGGGCAAGCGCGAGCCGAACGAACTGCCCCCGGATGCCCGCTTCCGCATTGACTCGATTGCCTCCGAGAAACGCATTTTTTCCATGGCCGTCACCGACCTGAACGGCGATAGGCGCCCGGACCTCGCCTACTATGGCGATCCCCGCGAGTTGATCGTGCTCAATAGCCAGGGCACCAACGAGTGGAGCGCTCCCAAACGGTGGTCCATTGATGACGGCCAACTCTCACAGAATGCGCTCGCCACTGGCGACCTGGACGGCACTGGCCGCGCGGACCTGGTCCTGTTGGCCGAAAACTGCTTCTATTTCCTGGCCCAGCGAGAGGATCATGTGTTGGAGGAGCCACAGAAGATTCCCCTTTCCGGCACGGTCAAATCCATTCAGGTGGTGGACGTTGACGGTGACGCGCGCAGTGATTCGTTGCTGGTAAACTGGGACGACCGCAACCCCTTCCGGTTCCGGCTGCAGAAGCAAGATCGCTCACTGGGCCCCGAGATCTACTTCGCCATGCCGTCCATTCGCTCCTACTGGGCTGACAACCTCGTGGCGGACAAGCAGACCCAGGTCATCACCATCGCCCAAAACTCCGGCCGGGCGCAGGTTTCCGAGTTCACCCGCAAACCCGCCGAAACGCTCTCCGGCTCCTTCCGCCAGGGCCAGTTCCAGGTCTGGCCGCTTGCCCGGACCAACAAGGCGAGGCGCGGCTCCACTTGGGCCGACGTCAACGGCGACGGCCTGCCCGACCTGCTTGTTGCCGAGCCCGAAGACGGCCAGGTCTCCCTGTGTCTCCAGCAGCCGGATGGCTCGCTCGCCGCTTCCAAGGCCTTCCCCACCCTCGCGGGCATCAGCGACCTGGCAGTCGCAGACTGGAACGGCGACGGTCAACCGGACATCTTCATGCTCAGTGCCGATGAACGCCAGGTGGGTGTAACCCGGCTGGATGATAAACAGCGGCTGCCGTTTCCTGCGCTGATCCCGCTCGATGGCAGGCCCCTCGCACTGGCGGCCGGCGCTCTCCAAGCCGGGGCCAAGCCCGTCCTGGCGGTGATTGTCGAGCCGGAAAGCAAGGGCGACCAGGGAAGCCAACGCCTGCTGGTGACGCGCACCGCCGACGGCAAGTTCAGGCTCCAGAAGCTCACCAGGGACTTCAAGTCCAACCCCACCACCTTGGCCTTCCACGATGCCGACCAGGACGGACACGCTGACCTGGTAATTCTAATGCCTTATGAGAACGTCAAGGTTCTCCGTCAGGTTCCGGGCAAGGATTTCGAGGAGTTGGACGTCGCCCCCCCCGGCGGCGCCTATGAACTGGCCCAACCGTGGCTCAGCGCCGCCGACATCGACGGCGATGGCAAGTCCGAGCTGCTGCTGACCCAGAAGAACTTCCTGCGCGCGGTCGTTCTGCAACGCGAAGCGCTGGCGCCAGGCTCCACCAACCAAGCCGCCTGGACCTTCATCGTCAAGGAGCAGATCAACGGCGCGGGCAGCAACTCGCGGCTTGCCGGCGCCACCGCAGTCCCCAACGGGCCCAATGCCATCCCCTCGCTGTTCCTGCTTGATGTCGAACGCAAGGCCCTCACCCTTTGCGAGCGCGACCACGCCGGGGTATGGCAGGTCGTGCGCAACGTGCCGCTGCCCGTCTCCGAGTTCACCAGCCTGCAACCTCTCGCCCTCGGCGCCAGCAAGACCACCGCTATCACCTTCCTCGGTCTGAATGCCGTCGCCTGCCTCCGGCTGGACGGCGAGGTCTGGGAACTGAACGAGCTCGACGGATACGAAACCCCGATCAAGGATGGCCACCTTACTGACGTCGTCAGCGGCGACCTGGACAACGATGGCCGCAAGGACCTGGTCTTCCTGGAAACCGCCAGGAACTACCTCGACCTGGTGCTCTTCGACGCTCGCAGCAAGCTCGTTCCCGCCGACCGCTGGCAAGTCTTCGAAGAACGCACCTTCCGCAGCCGCCGGAGCGACTTCGCCGAGCCGCGCGAAGCCGTTGTCGCTGACGTGACCGGAGACAACAAGAACGACCTTATCATCTTGGTTCACGACCGCGTCATCGTCTATCCTCAGGAGTAA